A single region of the Triticum dicoccoides isolate Atlit2015 ecotype Zavitan chromosome 2B, WEW_v2.0, whole genome shotgun sequence genome encodes:
- the LOC119363394 gene encoding BTB/POZ domain-containing protein At3g22104-like isoform X2 yields the protein MGSVLEVDVDGEAVFFLDKDVLAPFSSRIKNLFEDELVGAAASPRRRLVLHGFPGGAEAFELVARFCYGGGGGVTVTAANACAVRCAAQYMEMADAPAATAPSLAKVADKALEDMPHWPWHCVVDAVKQCQSLFPLAESTGVFDKVVGALLAQMAIPAPGDATPTSSSPESSAFRFSCDTKCSSLSLRRTWWFEDLVVLSPGMVERVAKALLARGADHGIVARFLFYYLKCRIAGANAEDKKAMLEAAITVIADLDRSSVSCKGLFGILRIASPVKLAAGCQEMLVAMIGRKLDHATLDNLLVQAPSGTGSLYDVSLVLRFLEAFLRHGDEPGRLKKVGELMDLYLAEVAPDPSLRPARFVELATALPAAARDCHDALYRAIDVYFQVHGRLTDDEKMKICKGINYEKLSPECCKHLATNSGFPTRAAVQALASQHTVLKGIIRHSGPLKPASPPPPPAAHRESYDDAGGDNNGQVVLYASRLELTLENQNLKSLLDSMHWRVMELEKVCSRMKTQMTKMKASRRGAGGGAAAARSLPRMCS from the exons ATGGGCTCTGTCCTTGAGGTCGATGTGGATGGTGAAGCCGTCTTCTTCCTTGATAAG GACGTTCTTGCACCGTTCAGCAGCAGGATCAAGAATCTGTTCGAGGACGAGCTGGTCGGAGCTGCGGCGTCGCCTCGTCGTAGACTAGTGTTGCACGGCTTCCCCGGCGGCGCCGAGGCGTTCGAGCTCGTCGCGAGGTTctgctacggcggcggcggcggagtgacggTGACCGCGGCCAACGCCTGCGCGGTGCGGTGCGCGGCACAGTACATGGAGATGGCGGACGCGCCCGCGGCCACCGCCCCGAGTTTGGCCAAGGTGGCGGATAAGGCGCTGGAGGATATGCCGCACTGGCCGTGGCATTGCGTGGTGGACGCCGTGAAGCAGTGCCAGAGCCTCTTCCCGCTTGCCGAATCCACCGGGGTGTTCGACAAGGTCGTCGGCGCGCTGCTGGCTCAGATGGCCATCCCTGCCCCAGGTGACGCCACCCCGACGAGCTCCTCGCCGGAGAGCTCGGCGTTCCGCTTCTCCTGCGATACCAAGTGCAGCAGCCTCAGCCTGCGCCGCACCTGGTGGTTCGAGGACCTCGTCGTCCTCAGCCCCGGCATGGTGGAGCGCGTCGCCAAGGCGCTCCTGGCCAGGGGCGCTGACCACGGCATCGTCGCCCGGTTCCTCTTCTACTACCTCAAGTGCCGCATCGCCGGCGCCAACGCCGAGGACAAGAAGGCGATGCTGGAGGCAGCGATCACCGTCATTGCCGACCTCGACCGGAGTTCCGTTTCTTGCAAGGGCCTGTTCGGCATCCTGAGGATCGCCTCCCCTGTCAAGCTGGCCGCCGGTTGCCAGGAAATGCTCGTGGCCATGATAGGCCGCAAGCTCGACCACGCGACGCTCGACAACCTGCTGGTCCAAGCGCCGTCCGGCACGGGCAGCTTGTACGACGTGAGCCTGGTGCTCAGGTTCCTGGAGGCGTTCCTGCGGCACGGCGACGAGCCGGGGAGGCTGAAGAAGGTGGGCGAGCTCATGGACTTGTACCTGGCCGAGGTCGCGCCGGACCCGTCGCTGCGGCCGGCCAGGTTCGTCGAGCTTGCCACCGCGCTGCCGGCGGCCGCGAGGGACTGCCACGACGCGCTGTACCGCGCCATCGACGTCTACTTCCAG GTCCACGGTCGACTGACGGACGACGAGAAGATGAAGATCTGCAAGGGCATCAACTACGAGAAGCTGTCGCCGGAGTGCTGCAAGCACCTGGCAACCAACTCCGGCTTCCCGACGAGGGCGGCGGTGCAGGCGCTGGCGTCCCAGCACAcggtgctcaagggcatcatccgcCACTCCGGCCCGCTGAAACCGGCGTCGCCCCCGCCTCCTCCGGCCGCCCACCGCGAGAGCTACGACGACGCCGGCGGCGACAACAACGGGCAGGTGGTCCTGTACGCGAGCAGGCTGGAGCTGACGCTGGAGAACCAGAACCTCAAGTCGCTCCTGGACAGCATGCACTGGCGGGTGATGGAGCTGGAGAAGGTGTGCAGCCGGATGAAGACGCAGATGACCAAGATGAAGGCCTCCCGGCGAGGAGCAGGAGGCGGCGCCGCCGCGGCGAGATCACTCCCCAGGATGTGTTCTTGA
- the LOC119363394 gene encoding BTB/POZ domain-containing protein At3g22104-like isoform X1, translated as MWMVKPSSSLIRWVAASTSSSSPNFARLTCSSSKDVLAPFSSRIKNLFEDELVGAAASPRRRLVLHGFPGGAEAFELVARFCYGGGGGVTVTAANACAVRCAAQYMEMADAPAATAPSLAKVADKALEDMPHWPWHCVVDAVKQCQSLFPLAESTGVFDKVVGALLAQMAIPAPGDATPTSSSPESSAFRFSCDTKCSSLSLRRTWWFEDLVVLSPGMVERVAKALLARGADHGIVARFLFYYLKCRIAGANAEDKKAMLEAAITVIADLDRSSVSCKGLFGILRIASPVKLAAGCQEMLVAMIGRKLDHATLDNLLVQAPSGTGSLYDVSLVLRFLEAFLRHGDEPGRLKKVGELMDLYLAEVAPDPSLRPARFVELATALPAAARDCHDALYRAIDVYFQVHGRLTDDEKMKICKGINYEKLSPECCKHLATNSGFPTRAAVQALASQHTVLKGIIRHSGPLKPASPPPPPAAHRESYDDAGGDNNGQVVLYASRLELTLENQNLKSLLDSMHWRVMELEKVCSRMKTQMTKMKASRRGAGGGAAAARSLPRMCS; from the exons ATGTGGATGGTGAAGCCGTCTTCTTCCTTGATAAGGTGGGTGGCCGCCTctacttcttcctcctcccccaaTTTCGCGCGTCTTACTTGTTCTTCCTCCAAG GACGTTCTTGCACCGTTCAGCAGCAGGATCAAGAATCTGTTCGAGGACGAGCTGGTCGGAGCTGCGGCGTCGCCTCGTCGTAGACTAGTGTTGCACGGCTTCCCCGGCGGCGCCGAGGCGTTCGAGCTCGTCGCGAGGTTctgctacggcggcggcggcggagtgacggTGACCGCGGCCAACGCCTGCGCGGTGCGGTGCGCGGCACAGTACATGGAGATGGCGGACGCGCCCGCGGCCACCGCCCCGAGTTTGGCCAAGGTGGCGGATAAGGCGCTGGAGGATATGCCGCACTGGCCGTGGCATTGCGTGGTGGACGCCGTGAAGCAGTGCCAGAGCCTCTTCCCGCTTGCCGAATCCACCGGGGTGTTCGACAAGGTCGTCGGCGCGCTGCTGGCTCAGATGGCCATCCCTGCCCCAGGTGACGCCACCCCGACGAGCTCCTCGCCGGAGAGCTCGGCGTTCCGCTTCTCCTGCGATACCAAGTGCAGCAGCCTCAGCCTGCGCCGCACCTGGTGGTTCGAGGACCTCGTCGTCCTCAGCCCCGGCATGGTGGAGCGCGTCGCCAAGGCGCTCCTGGCCAGGGGCGCTGACCACGGCATCGTCGCCCGGTTCCTCTTCTACTACCTCAAGTGCCGCATCGCCGGCGCCAACGCCGAGGACAAGAAGGCGATGCTGGAGGCAGCGATCACCGTCATTGCCGACCTCGACCGGAGTTCCGTTTCTTGCAAGGGCCTGTTCGGCATCCTGAGGATCGCCTCCCCTGTCAAGCTGGCCGCCGGTTGCCAGGAAATGCTCGTGGCCATGATAGGCCGCAAGCTCGACCACGCGACGCTCGACAACCTGCTGGTCCAAGCGCCGTCCGGCACGGGCAGCTTGTACGACGTGAGCCTGGTGCTCAGGTTCCTGGAGGCGTTCCTGCGGCACGGCGACGAGCCGGGGAGGCTGAAGAAGGTGGGCGAGCTCATGGACTTGTACCTGGCCGAGGTCGCGCCGGACCCGTCGCTGCGGCCGGCCAGGTTCGTCGAGCTTGCCACCGCGCTGCCGGCGGCCGCGAGGGACTGCCACGACGCGCTGTACCGCGCCATCGACGTCTACTTCCAG GTCCACGGTCGACTGACGGACGACGAGAAGATGAAGATCTGCAAGGGCATCAACTACGAGAAGCTGTCGCCGGAGTGCTGCAAGCACCTGGCAACCAACTCCGGCTTCCCGACGAGGGCGGCGGTGCAGGCGCTGGCGTCCCAGCACAcggtgctcaagggcatcatccgcCACTCCGGCCCGCTGAAACCGGCGTCGCCCCCGCCTCCTCCGGCCGCCCACCGCGAGAGCTACGACGACGCCGGCGGCGACAACAACGGGCAGGTGGTCCTGTACGCGAGCAGGCTGGAGCTGACGCTGGAGAACCAGAACCTCAAGTCGCTCCTGGACAGCATGCACTGGCGGGTGATGGAGCTGGAGAAGGTGTGCAGCCGGATGAAGACGCAGATGACCAAGATGAAGGCCTCCCGGCGAGGAGCAGGAGGCGGCGCCGCCGCGGCGAGATCACTCCCCAGGATGTGTTCTTGA